The Acidobacteriota bacterium genome contains a region encoding:
- the lptC gene encoding LPS export ABC transporter periplasmic protein LptC, producing the protein MLKEKLPAIGRALSLLLLVATVAVIVSAFIRARRRPVPPGPIKAEAKLKANVTSRVEGYERVMLDEHGHEKYRLRAAVDTAYDDGRHEMEKVDLTALGETQKDGKQKSVRITSERGAYTPDANLVTFETNVIVTSSDGLEVTTEKLNYDQKAELASTDVAVQFKHGEISGSSFGAQLYAKDHLLNLLKDSRIVAVPSSSTDPKDSKKKPAQPVEMRSEKANYAEQQGVARFEGNATVTQGEKLAHADSITGVVNVQTKKLERVEMRGNSLMRSQEKTKTSELQARDMDFYFDEAQHLKQAVAVGSARATSLEKDSPREITAERIEAFYTPGEKESLLQSVVTQGRTTMKIEVAEGAPNASEVSDRVIEADAVNATFREDGVNLARAEATGNAVLTVTPKTVKAKSDRQRLNAAKFTAEFFPKGNAIKMFLADGNSVAEFEPMEQKSKRSKRTVTGKKLTANLIEQTQDIDELTIEGGAKFVERFPEGSKTSDRNATADRAVYTASNQTVALRGKPLLWDSTSRANADEIDANVETAESVLRGKVRSTYYSREKTGGAAPFKKDKAPVTIAADRAVVKHNEGAARYAGNVRAWQDNDFIRSDNMELDNGERMLTAWGNAQSAFYDFEREVEKNRKEVVPVFATADKLIYTDSNRTAHYEGNVKVKQGTDQIDAAVADAVMDEQHKLVQLTASNNVVMTQPQRRAIGGQVVYTAATDTAILTGEAGKLAMVEDRERDAVTKSEKLTLHLRDARIEAGSESGSKKRVKTTHRIQN; encoded by the coding sequence ATGCTGAAAGAGAAACTTCCTGCGATAGGGCGCGCGCTTTCCTTGCTGTTGTTGGTGGCGACGGTTGCCGTCATTGTGTCGGCGTTTATACGTGCGCGACGCAGGCCGGTTCCCCCTGGCCCGATCAAGGCGGAAGCCAAGCTTAAAGCCAATGTCACTTCGCGCGTCGAAGGATACGAACGCGTCATGTTGGATGAACACGGGCACGAAAAATATAGGCTGCGCGCGGCAGTGGATACGGCTTATGACGATGGACGGCACGAGATGGAAAAGGTGGACCTGACAGCGCTCGGCGAAACTCAGAAAGATGGCAAGCAAAAATCCGTCCGAATCACTTCGGAGCGCGGAGCGTATACGCCGGATGCCAACCTGGTTACTTTTGAAACCAACGTGATTGTGACCAGCAGCGACGGTTTGGAGGTGACAACCGAAAAGCTGAATTACGACCAGAAGGCCGAGTTGGCCAGCACTGACGTTGCCGTGCAGTTCAAACATGGAGAAATCAGTGGTTCCTCGTTCGGCGCGCAGCTTTATGCCAAGGATCATTTGCTGAATTTGCTGAAAGATTCGCGCATCGTTGCCGTCCCCTCCAGTTCGACAGACCCGAAAGATTCGAAAAAGAAACCCGCACAGCCGGTTGAAATGCGAAGCGAGAAAGCCAATTACGCCGAACAGCAAGGTGTTGCTCGGTTTGAAGGCAACGCGACGGTCACGCAAGGCGAAAAACTCGCGCATGCGGATTCAATTACCGGTGTCGTCAATGTGCAAACCAAAAAGCTGGAACGCGTGGAAATGCGCGGCAATTCGTTGATGCGGTCGCAGGAGAAAACGAAAACCTCCGAGTTACAAGCCCGCGATATGGATTTTTACTTCGACGAAGCGCAGCACCTGAAACAAGCCGTCGCCGTCGGTTCCGCGCGCGCCACATCACTGGAAAAGGATTCCCCACGCGAAATCACCGCCGAACGGATCGAGGCGTTTTACACCCCAGGCGAGAAGGAAAGCTTGTTGCAATCGGTTGTTACCCAAGGCCGCACGACCATGAAAATCGAAGTGGCCGAAGGAGCTCCGAACGCCAGCGAAGTTTCCGATCGCGTGATTGAAGCCGATGCGGTCAACGCAACGTTCCGTGAAGACGGCGTCAATCTGGCTCGCGCCGAAGCGACGGGTAACGCTGTTTTGACCGTCACACCGAAAACCGTCAAAGCGAAATCCGACCGGCAACGGCTGAACGCGGCCAAGTTCACGGCTGAATTTTTCCCCAAAGGGAACGCCATCAAAATGTTTTTGGCTGATGGAAACTCCGTGGCCGAGTTCGAACCGATGGAGCAAAAAAGCAAGCGATCAAAACGAACCGTGACCGGAAAAAAGCTGACGGCAAATTTGATCGAACAGACTCAGGATATTGACGAATTGACAATCGAAGGCGGCGCGAAATTCGTGGAACGATTCCCGGAAGGCTCCAAAACTTCCGACCGCAATGCGACGGCAGATCGTGCGGTTTACACGGCTTCGAACCAAACCGTGGCTTTGCGCGGAAAACCGCTGTTATGGGATTCGACTTCGCGCGCCAACGCCGACGAAATTGACGCCAATGTGGAAACCGCCGAAAGTGTTTTGCGCGGCAAGGTGCGTTCGACGTATTACAGTCGCGAAAAAACCGGCGGCGCTGCGCCTTTCAAAAAAGACAAAGCGCCCGTGACGATTGCCGCCGACCGCGCAGTGGTAAAGCACAACGAGGGCGCTGCGCGTTACGCAGGCAATGTGCGCGCATGGCAAGACAACGATTTCATTCGTTCAGACAATATGGAACTGGACAATGGAGAACGGATGTTGACCGCTTGGGGCAACGCCCAATCCGCGTTTTATGATTTCGAGCGCGAAGTGGAAAAGAATCGCAAGGAAGTCGTCCCGGTTTTTGCCACGGCGGATAAACTGATTTACACGGACTCGAACCGCACGGCGCATTATGAAGGAAACGTAAAGGTGAAGCAGGGCACAGATCAGATTGATGCCGCTGTGGCGGATGCAGTAATGGACGAGCAACATAAACTGGTGCAGTTGACGGCTTCCAACAACGTGGTGATGACGCAACCCCAGCGCCGCGCAATCGGCGGACAAGTCGTTTATACAGCGGCCACCGACACGGCGATTTTGACTGGGGAGGCTGGAAAACTGGCAATGGTGGAAGATCGCGAACGCGATGCCGTGACAAAAAGTGAAAAATTGACTCTGCATTTACGCGATGCTAGGATCGAAGCCGGTAGTGAGAGCGGCAGCAAAAAGCGCGTTAAAACCACTCATCGCATACAGAATTAG